Below is a window of Rhodopseudomonas sp. P2A-2r DNA.
ACCGGCAGCGCCGCGGCGACGATGATCGAGCCGGGAAGCGCATCGAGCATGCGGCGCACCCGCGGCGTCACGTTGACGTAGCCCATCAGCCAGTAGCCGCCGAGCCGCGACGCCACCGTCACCGCCGTCATGACGGCAAACGCAACCATGACATCGCTGCGCAAAAATCGTTCATGACGCGGCTCCGTGGGCCGGCGCCGGCTCGTCCATCAGCCCGGCGCTGATGCTGCCGCTCAGCGCGCCGGCGATGATGAACCACCAGCCGCCGGCCAGCCAGTGCACGACCAGCGCGACGACGCCGGACACCACCCAGGGGATGGCGCGGCGCGGCCCCTTCCAGGCCGGCACCAGCATCGCGGCGTAGAAGGCCGGCATCACCAGGTCGACGCCGTATTTGCGGGGATCGGTGAGCTGTTCGGCGAGCAGGAAACCGGGGATCGAAG
It encodes the following:
- a CDS encoding AzlD family protein; protein product: MVAFAVMTAVTVASRLGGYWLMGYVNVTPRVRRMLDALPGSIIVAAALPVAVNGGPVVVFAILAAMVVTIIRRNDFLAVITGMAVAAAARAAGFGG